A region of Flavobacterium album DNA encodes the following proteins:
- a CDS encoding DUF3872 domain-containing protein yields the protein MKRIYKNYFGVRGLFCLAVVITAGLALSCDTGNLEVKQDFPFEVNAMPVPDGIAIGETVEIRLAIVPEAFYAGARYYIRYFQYEGAGHLRCQDDPPYIGNDLYPLEQRNFRLYYTSGSTGTHSFDIWISDSFGNERQLHFEFRSRGQ from the coding sequence ATGAAAAGAATTTATAAAAACTATTTCGGCGTGCGTGGCCTATTTTGCCTTGCAGTTGTAATCACTGCAGGCCTGGCCCTATCTTGTGATACCGGCAACCTGGAGGTAAAGCAGGATTTTCCCTTCGAGGTCAATGCAATGCCCGTCCCTGATGGAATCGCTATTGGCGAGACCGTCGAGATCAGGCTGGCTATTGTGCCGGAAGCCTTCTATGCTGGGGCACGATACTACATCCGTTACTTCCAATACGAGGGGGCAGGGCACCTGCGCTGTCAGGATGACCCGCCGTACATTGGCAACGACCTCTATCCGCTGGAGCAGAGAAATTTCAGGCTTTACTATACATCGGGGTCGACGGGGACACATTCCTTCGATATCTGGATATCCGATAGTTTTGGCAACGAGAGGCAGCTGCATTTCGAGTTCAGGAGCCGTGGTCAGTGA
- a CDS encoding conjugal transfer protein TraO produces the protein MVRGPVGFEIGAGTFDAGSPMKNFSLNAAMVVYGSGGNYQRYGLEYAHRQYHYQDLPVPYESYILEAGYSLQLLGNPARSLALNAGLGAVAGYESYNKGKREFPDGARLHDRDGIPYGVQGTVSFEAWISDRIVLVLQGSCKALWGTSAKQLRPLSVIGIRYNLN, from the coding sequence ATGGTAAGAGGCCCGGTGGGCTTCGAGATCGGGGCGGGTACGTTTGATGCCGGCAGCCCCATGAAAAACTTTTCACTTAATGCGGCAATGGTCGTCTATGGAAGCGGGGGAAATTACCAGCGCTACGGGCTGGAGTATGCGCACCGCCAATACCATTACCAGGATTTGCCGGTTCCCTATGAGAGCTATATCCTAGAGGCCGGCTACAGCCTCCAGCTTTTGGGAAATCCTGCAAGGAGCCTGGCCCTGAATGCGGGGCTGGGGGCAGTGGCGGGCTACGAGTCCTACAACAAGGGGAAACGAGAATTTCCCGACGGGGCCAGGCTGCATGACAGGGACGGTATCCCTTACGGGGTGCAGGGGACAGTATCTTTCGAGGCCTGGATTTCCGATCGCATCGTACTGGTTTTGCAGGGCAGCTGCAAGGCTCTATGGGGCACATCAGCAAAGCAGCTGAGGCCCTTGTCTGTCATTGGTATACGTTATAATCTAAACTAG
- the traN gene encoding conjugative transposon protein TraN: MKKLLSITATLLALLGGPCASHAQNFENGITSLEMGRLEAFEMQVTYGKTTHVIFPTAIRYVDLGSDNLAAGKAEDAGNVLRIKASRPGFEEETNFSVITDDGRFYAFNVCYSQQPQVLSYDLLKMRSALGQAASERVLFEDLADSPPSLAGLLMQVIHTRDRRTLKHLASKSYGITFAVKGIYTHGGKFYFHTELQNSTGIPFRTDFMTFRVADKKVGRRAVAQDRVLVPLRSYMPLDDVGTRSKKANVFLLDYFTLSQEKELVVEVFEKYGNRNQSIHVGFSDLLKAQALDGLKLKY; this comes from the coding sequence ATGAAAAAACTATTAAGCATTACGGCCACACTGCTGGCACTGCTGGGCGGCCCTTGTGCCAGCCATGCACAGAATTTTGAAAACGGAATCACAAGCCTGGAGATGGGCAGGTTGGAGGCCTTCGAGATGCAGGTCACCTATGGAAAGACCACCCATGTCATCTTTCCCACCGCCATCCGCTATGTCGACCTGGGCAGCGACAACCTTGCTGCCGGCAAGGCGGAGGACGCAGGGAACGTGCTGCGCATCAAGGCCTCCAGGCCGGGTTTTGAGGAAGAGACCAATTTCTCGGTCATCACCGATGACGGCAGGTTTTATGCCTTCAACGTATGCTACAGCCAGCAGCCGCAGGTACTCAGCTATGACCTGCTCAAGATGCGCAGCGCCTTAGGGCAGGCTGCCAGCGAGAGGGTGCTGTTCGAGGACCTTGCCGACAGCCCTCCCTCTCTTGCCGGCCTTCTGATGCAGGTCATCCATACCAGGGACCGCAGGACTTTAAAGCACCTTGCTTCCAAGAGCTACGGGATAACCTTTGCGGTCAAGGGCATCTATACCCATGGCGGAAAGTTCTATTTCCATACCGAGCTCCAGAACAGTACCGGTATTCCTTTCAGGACGGACTTTATGACCTTCAGGGTGGCGGACAAGAAGGTCGGAAGGCGCGCCGTGGCACAGGACCGCGTGCTGGTGCCCCTGAGGAGCTACATGCCACTGGACGACGTGGGAACCAGATCAAAGAAGGCAAACGTCTTCCTGCTGGACTATTTCACCCTTTCCCAGGAAAAGGAGCTGGTGGTCGAGGTATTTGAAAAGTACGGCAACAGGAACCAGTCCATACATGTCGGGTTTTCCGACCTGCTAAAGGCACAGGCGCTCGATGGGCTGAAACTGAAATATTAA
- the traM gene encoding conjugative transposon protein TraM, whose translation MKEKQQKPEIFISEGPAGKREHGGSDTGARLKKYGVIGLMVIAFAGCLYMIFSPSQEQAEKEREGIGANQAVPQASEAAMPSDKGKAYEQELLKERDEEKSRAISTLSDYWQDSQGGDTLAQEPSVPEAKVPGLESYRNARQSLGSFYRNDESSQMKEELESLRRQLAEGSRKPPGNNLDSQLALMEKSYQMASKYFPGGKPQDPGDQQGSVAEEPFEPVHAASGGVVSLLGQVSTEGTSGDQKNGIRACVHQGQIVIPGAPVQLRLMEPATFSSGTIRAGSLVTALAKFDAGRLQLQVTSLVADGSIVPVSLEAYDTDGQKGLHIPYNPEAGALNQIAGNMAGTGGTSIMMTRSAGQQMAADLGRGVVQGVSGYFSKRVKLAKVHLPASYELYLVSKK comes from the coding sequence ATGAAAGAAAAGCAGCAGAAGCCGGAGATCTTCATCAGTGAGGGCCCGGCAGGAAAGAGGGAGCACGGGGGCTCCGATACCGGGGCAAGGCTAAAGAAGTATGGCGTCATCGGCCTTATGGTGATTGCTTTCGCAGGATGCCTGTACATGATCTTTTCGCCCTCGCAGGAGCAGGCCGAAAAGGAGCGTGAAGGCATCGGAGCGAACCAGGCAGTCCCGCAGGCAAGCGAGGCGGCCATGCCCTCGGACAAGGGCAAGGCATACGAGCAGGAACTGCTCAAGGAGCGCGACGAGGAGAAAAGCAGGGCCATTTCGACCCTGTCGGACTATTGGCAGGATTCCCAGGGCGGCGACACGCTGGCACAGGAACCCAGTGTACCAGAAGCCAAGGTCCCGGGGCTGGAAAGCTACCGCAATGCCCGGCAGAGCCTGGGCAGCTTCTACCGCAATGACGAGAGCAGCCAGATGAAGGAAGAGCTTGAAAGCCTCAGGAGGCAGCTTGCCGAGGGGTCCCGGAAGCCTCCAGGAAACAATCTGGACAGCCAGCTGGCACTCATGGAAAAATCCTACCAGATGGCCTCCAAGTACTTTCCGGGGGGCAAACCCCAGGATCCGGGCGACCAGCAGGGGAGTGTGGCAGAGGAGCCTTTCGAACCCGTGCATGCGGCAAGCGGCGGGGTGGTCTCGCTGCTGGGGCAGGTCAGCACTGAAGGGACCTCCGGTGATCAAAAGAATGGCATCAGGGCCTGTGTCCATCAGGGTCAGATCGTTATCCCGGGGGCTCCCGTGCAGCTCAGGCTCATGGAACCTGCAACGTTCTCCTCGGGAACCATACGGGCCGGCAGCCTGGTGACGGCGCTGGCCAAGTTCGACGCCGGCAGGCTGCAGCTCCAGGTCACCTCGCTGGTCGCTGACGGCTCCATAGTCCCGGTAAGCCTGGAGGCCTATGATACCGACGGGCAGAAGGGGCTCCATATACCCTACAACCCCGAGGCGGGTGCCCTGAACCAGATTGCGGGGAACATGGCAGGCACGGGAGGCACCAGCATCATGATGACCCGGTCTGCTGGCCAGCAGATGGCGGCCGACCTGGGCCGGGGGGTAGTGCAGGGCGTCTCTGGCTATTTCTCCAAGAGGGTGAAGTTGGCCAAGGTACACCTTCCTGCATCCTACGAACTCTACCTGGTATCGAAGAAATAA
- the traK gene encoding conjugative transposon protein TraK produces MEFKTLRNIENSFRQIRLYAILFAVLCGLVTGFAIWKSYGFAQEQRQKIYVLDSGKSLMLALSQDAASNRPVEAREHVRRFHELFFTLAPDKGAIEGNMRRAFSLADKTAFDYYKDLAEKGYYNRIISGNVQQRIEVDSIRCDFDTHPYRTVTYARQYIIRTSNITRRSLVTSCFLANSVRSDGNPQGFNIERFRIEENRDIEVIPRQP; encoded by the coding sequence ATGGAATTCAAGACACTAAGGAACATCGAGAACAGCTTCAGGCAGATCCGGCTCTATGCAATCCTCTTTGCCGTGCTCTGCGGCCTGGTCACGGGATTCGCCATCTGGAAGTCCTACGGATTCGCCCAGGAGCAGCGCCAGAAGATCTACGTGCTGGACAGCGGGAAGTCGCTGATGCTTGCCCTGTCACAGGATGCTGCAAGCAACAGGCCCGTGGAGGCCAGGGAGCACGTAAGGCGCTTCCATGAGCTGTTCTTCACGCTGGCCCCGGACAAGGGCGCCATCGAGGGCAACATGAGAAGGGCCTTCAGCCTTGCCGACAAGACGGCCTTCGACTATTACAAGGACCTTGCCGAGAAGGGCTACTACAATAGGATCATCTCGGGCAACGTGCAGCAGCGCATCGAGGTGGACAGCATCCGCTGCGACTTTGACACGCATCCCTACAGGACGGTGACCTACGCACGGCAGTACATCATTCGTACGAGCAACATTACCAGGAGAAGCCTGGTCACATCCTGCTTCCTTGCCAATTCGGTACGATCGGACGGCAATCCGCAGGGCTTCAATATCGAGCGCTTCAGGATCGAGGAGAACAGGGACATTGAGGTAATACCGCGCCAGCCATGA
- the traJ gene encoding conjugative transposon protein TraJ — translation MVLQADFSSLHEVLRSLYDDMMPLSAEMAVVAKGLGGLGALFYVALKVWQALSRAEPIDVFPLLRPFALGLCIMFFPTMVLGTINAVLSPIVRGTHGILEGQVLDLNTLQEQKDRLEHEAMLRNPETAYLVSDEEFDRQLDELGWSPSDLATMSGMYLERGMFQLEKSMRDGFRELLEILFQSAALVIDTIRTFFLIVLSILGPIAFAISIWDGFQSTLTQWLTRYVSVYLWLPVADLFSSMLARIQSLVLQQDIENLSDPNFIPDTSNTVYIIFMIIGIIGYFTIPTVTGWVIQAGGMGNFSRNVNQTAQKAGNVAGAGAGSAVGNIGGRLLK, via the coding sequence ATGGTACTGCAAGCAGATTTCAGCAGCCTGCACGAGGTATTGCGCTCGCTGTACGACGACATGATGCCGCTCTCGGCAGAGATGGCCGTTGTTGCCAAGGGGCTTGGCGGGCTTGGCGCGCTGTTCTACGTCGCCCTGAAGGTATGGCAGGCCCTGAGCAGGGCGGAGCCCATAGACGTGTTCCCGCTGCTGCGTCCCTTTGCCCTGGGCCTCTGCATCATGTTCTTCCCGACCATGGTCCTGGGCACCATCAATGCGGTACTCAGCCCGATTGTCAGGGGAACCCACGGCATACTGGAGGGCCAGGTACTGGACCTCAATACGCTGCAGGAACAGAAGGACCGGCTGGAGCACGAGGCGATGCTCCGCAATCCCGAGACGGCCTACCTGGTCTCCGACGAGGAGTTCGACCGGCAGCTTGACGAGCTGGGCTGGTCGCCCTCGGACCTGGCCACCATGTCGGGCATGTACCTTGAGCGTGGCATGTTCCAGCTCGAGAAGAGCATGAGGGACGGTTTCAGGGAACTCCTTGAGATCCTGTTCCAGTCCGCCGCACTGGTGATCGACACCATCAGGACCTTCTTCCTGATCGTGCTCTCGATCCTGGGACCCATTGCCTTTGCCATCAGCATCTGGGACGGCTTCCAGTCCACGCTGACGCAGTGGCTGACGCGCTATGTCTCGGTTTACCTCTGGCTACCGGTGGCCGACCTGTTCAGCTCCATGCTGGCAAGGATACAGTCCTTGGTACTCCAGCAGGACATTGAGAACCTTTCCGACCCTAATTTTATCCCGGATACCTCCAATACGGTATACATCATCTTCATGATCATCGGCATCATCGGCTACTTTACGATCCCGACGGTAACCGGGTGGGTGATACAGGCCGGCGGGATGGGGAATTTCAGCCGCAATGTCAACCAGACCGCACAGAAGGCAGGCAATGTTGCAGGCGCAGGCGCAGGAAGCGCGGTAGGGAACATAGGAGGAAGGCTATTGAAATGA
- a CDS encoding DUF4141 domain-containing protein, translated as MKNLIITIGAWCCLAAAPARAQWVVSDPTNLAQGIVNTAEQIVHTSATASSMLDNFKEVQKVYNQGKEYYDALKAVNNLVKDARKVQETVLMVGDISELYVTNFGRMMNDPNFSASELAAIGSGYSKLLNESTGLLDELRQIVNASSLSLSDKERMDIIDRVHGRVKNYYNLVRYYTNKNISVSFLRAKKKNDTRRVLELYGTPDQKYW; from the coding sequence ATGAAAAATCTGATTATCACAATCGGGGCGTGGTGCTGCCTGGCAGCGGCCCCGGCAAGGGCACAGTGGGTCGTGAGCGACCCGACCAACCTGGCACAGGGCATCGTCAATACGGCCGAGCAGATCGTGCACACCTCGGCCACGGCCAGCAGCATGCTCGACAATTTCAAGGAGGTCCAGAAGGTCTACAATCAGGGCAAGGAGTACTACGACGCGCTCAAGGCGGTCAACAACCTGGTCAAGGACGCCAGGAAGGTACAGGAGACCGTGCTGATGGTGGGAGACATCTCGGAGCTCTACGTCACCAATTTCGGAAGGATGATGAACGATCCGAACTTCTCTGCCAGCGAGCTGGCAGCAATAGGCAGCGGCTATTCCAAGCTGCTGAACGAGAGTACGGGCCTTTTGGACGAGCTTAGGCAGATCGTGAACGCCTCGAGCCTTTCGCTGAGCGACAAGGAGCGCATGGACATCATCGACAGGGTCCACGGCAGGGTAAAGAATTATTACAACCTGGTGCGCTACTACACCAACAAGAACATTTCGGTGAGCTTCCTCAGGGCCAAGAAGAAGAACGATACCAGGCGCGTGCTGGAGCTCTACGGTACCCCTGACCAGAAATACTGGTAG
- a CDS encoding TraG family conjugative transposon ATPase, with the protein MRNTSRSATLESRLPLLAVEGNCILSKDADITACFAVRLPELFTVAPAEYDAIHSAWHKAIKTLPDHTIVHKQDWFLKEAFRPDLAQEGISFLGRSFQRHFNERPFLDHYCYLFLTKTTRERMRMQSNFSSLCRGVLVPREARDGDSAAKFMEAVSQFERILNDSGLVSLKRLSAEDILGNGAEPGLLQDYLTLSKSGTGVLQDIALGAEEVRIGNNRLCLHTLSDADDLPGSVSPQSRYEKLSTDRSDCMLSFAAPVGLLLGCNHIYNQYIFLDNSEDNLRQFEKSARTMHSLGRYSRSNQINREWIERYLNEAHSYGWPSVRAHFNVMAWSDDPQELKQLRNDTGSALALMECKPRHNTVDAATLYWAAMPGNAGDFPAEEGYYTFIEPALCLFNQETNYRSSSSPFGIKMADRLTGSPIHLDLSDLPMKRGVITNRNKFILGPSGSGKSFFTNHMVRQYYEQGAHVLLVDTGNSYQGLCELVRSRTSGEDGVYFTYTEENPIAFNPFYTEDGVYDIEKRESIKTLILTLWKRDNEPPTRAEEVALSNAVSGYIERIRHDAGQAGFNGFYEYVGQDYRQVLEEKRVREKDFDLANFLNVLEPYYRGGEYDYLLNSDRQLDLLSKRFIVFEIDAIKEHKILFPIVTIIIMEVFINKMRRLKGVRKLILIEEAWKAIAKEGMAEYIKYLFKTVRKFFGEAIVVTQEVDDIIQSPIVKESIINNSDCKILLDQRKYMNKFDDIQAMLGLTDKEKAQVLSINMNNSPSRLYKEVWIGLGGTQSAVYATEVSLEEYLAYTTEETEKMEVMALAAELGGNVELAIRRIAARRREEQPT; encoded by the coding sequence ATGAGGAACACTTCGCGATCCGCAACCCTCGAGTCACGGCTGCCGCTCCTGGCGGTGGAGGGCAACTGCATCCTGTCCAAGGATGCCGACATAACGGCCTGCTTCGCCGTAAGGCTTCCAGAGCTCTTCACGGTGGCCCCGGCAGAATATGATGCCATCCACTCGGCCTGGCACAAGGCCATAAAGACCCTTCCCGACCATACCATCGTGCACAAGCAGGACTGGTTCCTCAAGGAGGCCTTCCGGCCCGACCTTGCCCAGGAGGGGATCAGCTTCCTGGGACGCTCGTTCCAGCGCCACTTCAACGAAAGGCCCTTCCTGGATCATTACTGCTACCTGTTCCTTACCAAGACCACCAGGGAGCGCATGCGGATGCAGAGCAACTTTTCCAGCCTCTGCCGCGGCGTGTTGGTACCCAGGGAGGCCAGGGACGGGGATTCCGCCGCCAAGTTCATGGAGGCGGTCTCGCAGTTCGAGCGCATACTGAACGATTCCGGATTGGTTTCCCTGAAGCGCCTCTCGGCTGAGGATATCCTGGGCAATGGGGCGGAGCCCGGCCTGCTCCAGGACTACCTAACCCTGAGCAAGTCCGGGACGGGCGTGCTCCAGGACATCGCCCTGGGTGCGGAGGAGGTGCGCATCGGCAACAACAGGCTCTGCCTGCACACGCTGTCCGATGCCGACGACCTGCCGGGGAGCGTCAGCCCGCAGAGCCGCTATGAGAAGCTCTCCACGGACCGCTCGGACTGCATGCTCTCCTTTGCGGCGCCCGTGGGGCTCCTGCTTGGCTGCAACCACATCTACAACCAGTACATCTTCCTGGACAACAGCGAGGACAATCTGCGGCAGTTCGAGAAGTCGGCCCGGACGATGCATTCGCTGGGCCGCTACAGCAGGAGCAACCAGATCAACAGGGAATGGATCGAGCGCTACCTCAATGAGGCGCACTCCTACGGCTGGCCGTCGGTCAGGGCGCATTTCAATGTCATGGCGTGGTCGGACGATCCCCAGGAGCTCAAGCAGCTCAGGAACGATACGGGAAGCGCCCTGGCGCTGATGGAATGCAAGCCACGCCACAACACGGTCGATGCGGCCACGCTCTACTGGGCGGCTATGCCGGGCAACGCCGGGGACTTTCCCGCCGAGGAGGGCTACTATACCTTCATCGAGCCGGCGCTCTGCCTCTTCAACCAGGAGACCAACTACCGCAGCTCGTCCTCGCCCTTCGGCATCAAGATGGCGGACCGCCTCACGGGCAGCCCCATCCACCTTGACCTTTCGGACCTTCCGATGAAGCGGGGCGTGATCACCAACAGGAACAAGTTCATACTGGGGCCCTCGGGATCGGGCAAGTCGTTCTTCACCAACCATATGGTGAGACAGTACTACGAGCAGGGTGCGCACGTGCTGCTGGTGGACACAGGGAACAGCTACCAGGGCCTCTGCGAGCTGGTCAGGAGCCGCACCTCGGGAGAGGACGGGGTATACTTCACCTATACCGAGGAGAACCCGATAGCCTTCAATCCCTTCTACACCGAGGACGGCGTGTACGACATCGAGAAGCGGGAGAGCATCAAGACCCTGATCCTGACCCTGTGGAAGCGCGACAACGAGCCCCCGACGCGCGCCGAGGAGGTGGCGCTCTCCAATGCCGTAAGCGGCTACATCGAGAGGATCCGCCATGATGCGGGCCAGGCCGGCTTCAACGGCTTCTACGAATACGTGGGGCAGGACTACAGGCAGGTGCTGGAGGAGAAGAGGGTCAGGGAAAAGGATTTCGACCTGGCCAACTTCCTCAATGTGCTGGAGCCCTACTACAGGGGCGGGGAATACGACTACCTGCTGAATTCGGACCGGCAGCTGGACTTGCTCTCCAAGCGGTTCATCGTCTTCGAGATTGACGCCATCAAGGAGCACAAGATACTCTTCCCGATCGTGACGATCATCATCATGGAGGTCTTCATCAACAAGATGAGAAGGCTCAAGGGGGTGCGCAAGCTCATCCTTATCGAGGAGGCGTGGAAGGCTATAGCAAAGGAAGGTATGGCCGAATACATAAAGTATCTGTTCAAGACGGTGAGGAAATTCTTCGGGGAGGCCATAGTGGTCACCCAGGAGGTGGACGACATCATACAGTCGCCGATTGTCAAGGAAAGCATCATCAACAATTCCGACTGCAAGATCTTGCTGGACCAGCGCAAGTACATGAACAAGTTCGACGATATACAGGCCATGCTGGGCCTTACCGACAAGGAAAAGGCACAGGTGCTTTCCATCAACATGAACAACAGCCCCTCGAGGCTGTACAAGGAGGTCTGGATCGGGCTGGGCGGCACGCAGTCGGCGGTATATGCCACGGAGGTGAGCCTGGAGGAATACCTTGCCTATACGACCGAGGAGACCGAAAAGATGGAGGTGATGGCCCTGGCGGCGGAGCTGGGCGGGAACGTCGAGCTGGCCATCCGAAGGATTGCGGCAAGGCGCCGCGAGGAACAACCAACGTAA
- a CDS encoding DUF4133 domain-containing protein, with product MKEYKINKGIGRTVEFRGLKAQYLFIFAGGLLGILILVMILYMAGANSYLCLLLGAVGGGLTVWTTFALNSKYGEHGLMKKGARARHPRYIICRKPAGTAIASNIKKTIP from the coding sequence ATGAAAGAGTACAAGATCAACAAGGGAATCGGAAGGACCGTGGAATTCAGGGGCCTCAAGGCGCAGTACCTCTTCATCTTTGCCGGGGGCCTGCTGGGTATCCTGATCCTGGTCATGATCCTTTACATGGCCGGTGCCAACTCCTACCTGTGCCTGCTGCTTGGGGCCGTGGGAGGTGGGCTGACCGTCTGGACCACCTTCGCCCTGAACAGCAAGTACGGAGAGCACGGGCTCATGAAGAAGGGGGCCAGGGCCAGGCATCCGCGCTATATCATCTGCAGGAAGCCTGCAGGTACCGCAATTGCAAGCAACATTAAAAAGACAATCCCATGA
- a CDS encoding DUF4134 domain-containing protein, with the protein MKTIADRLAATALLVLAATQASAQGDGAAGITEATQMVTSYFDPATQLIYAIGAVVGLIGGVKVYNKFSSGDPDTSKTAASWFGACIFLIVAATVLRSFFL; encoded by the coding sequence ATGAAAACAATTGCAGACAGACTGGCTGCCACGGCACTGCTCGTGCTGGCGGCCACACAGGCCTCGGCCCAGGGTGACGGCGCGGCCGGCATCACCGAGGCGACCCAGATGGTCACCTCGTATTTCGATCCCGCCACCCAGCTCATCTACGCCATCGGCGCGGTGGTGGGACTGATCGGCGGGGTGAAGGTGTACAACAAGTTCAGCAGCGGGGACCCCGATACCAGCAAGACGGCGGCCTCATGGTTCGGCGCCTGCATCTTTTTGATCGTTGCGGCCACCGTGCTGCGCTCGTTCTTCCTTTAA
- a CDS encoding DUF3800 domain-containing protein yields METPEKKKIDFDLSEYTAGKELHKMLNPKLDFETPYTFYYDETNNIRTFYVRENDFNYTFTANFVLGGLAIEGEVPDVKDLIDSFKLQKTAKEVKFGLIAHGDFLDCLKSRKLTLYLKFLNETNVYFHFSSLNILFWSLVDIVDSAIVDTETIHKFGPDYIMHLKNDLYKLARLEIDLVVQLFYHYGYPNIKPESLTDFVQKLMEVFAPYKDKPEFRPGIEALNDILQKAVAKGSLPFVMDDEDHILLKDFSQFYLHPLYTFTTSSHIFDNEEEIIKILDGYRILDKGEEFNGFAFVDSLDSPLTQLSDVMVGFMGKYTQYRNTHSAAEIENDIMDLEPLQVVNLQLFIDVLQKSVEKNPAFHHETDAISEIGKLHLIRHVLRLKKIRENILDQ; encoded by the coding sequence ATGGAAACACCTGAAAAAAAGAAAATAGACTTTGACTTATCTGAATACACTGCGGGAAAGGAACTGCATAAAATGCTGAATCCAAAGCTGGATTTTGAGACGCCTTACACGTTCTACTATGACGAGACCAATAATATCAGGACATTCTATGTCCGCGAGAATGACTTCAACTACACCTTTACGGCAAACTTCGTGCTTGGCGGCCTTGCTATAGAAGGGGAAGTGCCTGACGTCAAAGATCTGATTGACAGTTTCAAGCTGCAAAAGACAGCTAAGGAGGTAAAGTTCGGGCTTATAGCCCATGGAGATTTCCTGGACTGCCTGAAGTCACGGAAACTTACATTATATCTTAAGTTCCTTAATGAAACCAATGTCTATTTTCACTTCTCCAGCCTCAATATCCTCTTCTGGTCTCTGGTTGACATTGTAGATTCAGCAATAGTGGATACCGAAACGATACATAAATTCGGGCCTGATTATATCATGCACCTAAAAAATGATCTGTATAAACTGGCAAGGCTTGAAATTGATTTAGTAGTACAGTTGTTTTACCATTATGGCTATCCTAACATCAAGCCTGAGAGCCTTACAGATTTCGTTCAAAAACTTATGGAAGTTTTTGCCCCTTACAAGGATAAACCTGAGTTCAGGCCCGGTATTGAAGCGCTTAACGATATTTTGCAAAAGGCAGTGGCGAAGGGAAGCCTTCCGTTCGTTATGGACGACGAGGACCATATATTACTTAAAGATTTTTCCCAATTTTACCTGCATCCACTTTATACCTTCACTACCTCCAGTCACATTTTTGACAATGAGGAAGAGATCATCAAAATTCTGGACGGTTACAGGATACTTGACAAGGGCGAAGAATTTAATGGCTTCGCGTTTGTTGACTCGCTAGATAGTCCGCTAACGCAGCTGTCTGACGTCATGGTAGGTTTCATGGGAAAATATACCCAGTACAGGAACACGCACAGTGCGGCAGAAATCGAGAATGATATAATGGACCTCGAACCACTCCAGGTGGTGAATCTTCAGCTCTTCATCGACGTCCTGCAGAAATCAGTTGAAAAGAACCCGGCCTTCCACCACGAGACAGACGCGATCTCGGAAATTGGCAAGCTTCATCTTATCAGGCATGTATTACGATTAAAAAAGATTCGCGAAAACATCTTAGATCAATAA
- a CDS encoding conjugal transfer protein TraD, with amino-acid sequence MGKTKSQRHAAQMDDTPGQPGKGDREADNFTSEQYGNPVEGESLQEGPERARGTIPDLEEEEEELMAYGLQGSAGGFATGVTFEELSAAGMAIAGQGPAASFTEAEATVRKIDGTDLLTLLENALGDSSRKLAILLDRSPGPDPGPHILRNDDDGDFRIGDFL; translated from the coding sequence ATGGGGAAGACAAAAAGCCAGCGACATGCCGCGCAGATGGACGACACCCCAGGACAACCGGGTAAGGGTGACAGGGAAGCCGATAATTTTACATCTGAACAATACGGGAATCCTGTTGAAGGTGAAAGTCTTCAGGAAGGACCGGAGAGGGCCAGGGGCACCATACCCGACCTTGAGGAGGAGGAAGAGGAATTGATGGCCTATGGGTTACAGGGCAGCGCAGGCGGTTTTGCCACGGGGGTTACCTTTGAGGAGCTGAGCGCCGCGGGGATGGCCATTGCGGGACAAGGTCCTGCGGCATCCTTTACGGAAGCGGAAGCAACAGTCCGCAAGATTGATGGAACCGACCTTTTGACGCTGCTCGAGAATGCCCTGGGAGATTCTTCCCGGAAGCTTGCTATACTTCTGGACAGGTCTCCCGGGCCCGACCCCGGACCTCACATCCTGCGGAACGATGATGATGGAGATTTCCGTATTGGGGATTTCCTCTAG
- a CDS encoding DUF3408 domain-containing protein yields MVAKQQAKDTYLELFFSEAASNARSGKSVYIRPEYHERLTRIVQVIGGDRISLYSYLDNVLSHHFGEFSAEITRNFNESYKPIL; encoded by the coding sequence GTGGTTGCAAAGCAGCAGGCGAAAGACACCTATCTGGAGCTGTTCTTTTCCGAGGCGGCATCCAATGCCAGGAGCGGCAAGTCCGTGTACATCAGGCCCGAGTACCATGAGCGGCTGACGCGCATCGTACAGGTCATAGGCGGGGACAGGATATCGCTCTATTCCTATCTGGACAATGTGCTGTCGCACCACTTCGGCGAATTTTCGGCGGAGATCACCCGGAATTTTAATGAGAGCTACAAGCCAATATTATGA